The Colius striatus isolate bColStr4 chromosome 9, bColStr4.1.hap1, whole genome shotgun sequence genome contains the following window.
CGTCAGTATTAAAGGCTAAAGGCCCCACTCACCTCTTCCTTTGTATTTACGACTGTAAACACTCTAGTTTTGTGCCAGTTTGCGCACAGCAAAAACGCCGTGAAACACAAAATGACAATTACATCATCACACGATGTCAGGGACCTTGCTCCTCATACAGCCCAGGGGATGGTGCcggccccagcactgcccaggctgggggatgCTTCACCCTTCTGTGTCCAGGCCCCCAGACCATGACCTCTCCCAGGCTGAGGCGTGCCGGCAGAAGACGCCCCGTCGCCCCATCCACCAGTCCTGCCCAACCCTTGCGTCTGGGAGCTGGTTTTAGCACGACATGGCAACAGACATCGGCGTCTGGGAACGGCTCGTGGCCTTACGCAGAGCAGCAGACGAGGACGTAACGGTAAAACCTGACACAACGGGGAGGCGCTTCACAAACCACACCGTGATGGCGACGGGAAGAGAAATTACATGCCTTCAGTGAAAGACTTACTCTTCACGATCGATGCATTCCACTACTTTTCCAAAGGCACCCGTACCCAAAGTCGCCACCACCTCATCTGTAGAGAAAAGAACTCTCAGGCACGGAAGCTGTGAACTTACTCAGCTATtataaaaccaagcaaacaaaaataaacccaaaagcCTAAGTGCTATCACTGAAGCTACCCTAGGCTGTGCTGCTTTAAATTGTAAATCTGTTTTGAGAGATGTTATTGGACAACTCTCATGCAGGTGCATTGCCGGGGATCTCCTTCATTAACTTACTATTTTTGGGGGTGAAAaatgggagaaaggaaaaaaaaaaaagtattcaggTCTACAGAAAAAGAGTAACAATCCCCACCTCCAAACAAAAACGTTAAGATAGAAAGGAAAGGCTTCCAAAGCACCCCTCACAGCTTACGCTAAAAGGACTTattctatctatctatctattcTAAAagttaataaattttaaaaagtgttctaTACATCTTGCACTTAGTCTGTCTCCACTCTGACAGATCAGGTGACCCTCCTCATCCTCTACGTTCTCGGATCCTCTCTCTCGAAGACTCTTCTGGAACCACAGACAATCAATAAACCCGAGTGAATTCAGGTCACGCTACAAAATTCATGCAGCAGGGAGATAGTCGGGTAGTCAGATACACGTCGGGACACAAACAGTCGGCAGCAGCAATTTCAAATGCCGTCCCCGGAAATTCACAGGGCACGTAGTTCTACAGATTTCTCAATGACTTAAAACACCTTACTAAATAAATTttctaaaaagtaaaaatctgacATAATCTTCTTGCTCTTTCTGTGATACTTAGTCAAAAAGCACGCTTAGAAGTTTGTGCTTGGATTTTTGAGTTGGGCTGAGATCGATGCTTATCATAATAAAAATTCTGAAGGCATGAAAGCAACGTTGCATTTCACGTATTCCAGTTGATGGTTACTACTCATCAATCTGTTCAAATACATCTAATGAACAAATCAAGACTGTGTTCTGTGGTATTACACACGTACCTACAAACTACACGTTTTCGATGGAGGCAATAAAAGCTCAGCAAAAAACAATCTCCAAACATTAGCTAAAGGGATAAACAGTTATCAACAGAATTCCCCAAGTCCCCCCACTCCAGTACTACTGCTGCCCAGCCGAGAATCCatctctttgaaagaaaaggatatCCTAACAATTTGTCACACCTCCTGTGGATGTGGAAGATGGGTACAGTAAGGAGTGTCGGCTCTCCTTTTGCGAGTAGCCTTCCCATCACTTCCCGACGCTTTGGCACTGCCATGCCCACCACATTCTTTCCGTTCTGTAGCACTGTGCAACTGGTCTCCTTCGCTTGCAGACTGGGTTTCTGAAGGGCTTCTGCAGAGGATCAAAGCAACGTAATAAGAATCATTCTAATAGCCCTATCAAGACAGATCTTTTTAGTGGTTTAAAGCTGTAAGACATCTTCCTTGAAAGATCTCCAACCCAAAAACTAATACGTTATCAGATGAGCAGATGAGAAAAATAGAACCTTAAAACATCAGCTTGCTGATACTGCTGATGCCAGAAATTAAAAAGCCGTTACCTGCAgtgcttcttcctcttttgtgcAGGAGTTAATGATGTCCTCTTTCTCTTAGAAGAGGCACCAGATCCTTTGGAACCACAACTTTCTCTTTTACCCTGCTTGGAACTAGGTTGCTTGGAAGGAAACATCTGTAACAAAGATACTTTGCTCTTTTAATTACATCCCACAGATGAagaattcattttcaaaattagCACTCTGATGAAGgctgcatttttcttcaagCACCAGCAACCTACTTCTtagaaacagtttttaaaagaagtagtATGGCTGGGACACTAAACGTACCCAGCGGATGctgtttctgcaaagctgctcggGCACCCGAAGGTGCCGAGAAGGCAGGCTGCCGTGGACTTTGGAAGTACGGCATACTACTATCGCCCAGCGTCCCTTCAGAACACTTCAGGAACCTGTCGGAAACTTTTACCTTGTTTCTTCCCACAGACGCCCGGAGAACTCCTGATGCCGAGTCAAAATGGCAACAAGGCTTCGGTTATGTCTCGCGGCTAACGCCTAATGCAGAGTGAAAACGACAAAACTTCGGCGCCAAGTTTTATCAGTCGCTACACGTGCCCGTTGCTTCCCTTTCCAATCGTAACCGGACTCTTGCTCCCAAGCCGCGTCTccggccgccgcgccggggctgggggcagccgTGACGCTCCACGGCGAGAGACGGCGGCGCAGGGCGGGCAGACGCCGTGCCCCCTCCCGCGGCAGGCTCCCCTCTCCGGGCCAGGGCCACGGCCACGGCCTCCCCGCTAAACACACCGAAGCCATTTTCTCCCCGCCCGGCACAAGCAGCGGGCAGATAACGTCGTGTCTTGCAGCGAGGCGGGGTCACCTAGGcgcccccgcccccggccgccCTCCCACCGCGGCAGCAGCcaacctccctccctctctccgcGCCTGCCTCcctccgccccgccccggcccgcctGCCCGGCCCCCGACGCCGTCCCTCGGCTCTGCCCCGCCGCCCGCGCTCCTCCCCTCGCCCCCACCTCCGCTCTGTCTGACGGCGACACACGGAATGAAGCAGCCGCCAGCCTGCAGCCCGCGGCCAGCGGCGTGGCGTTGCTAGGACGCGCCTGGCCTTGGGCTGCTGGGTCACAAACCCCGCACACGCGGCTTCGCGGGAGGAGGGCCCCCCCCACCCGCACCCCCATCGCGGGACGGGACCGGCTCCCCGACTCTCGCTGCCCGCCTCGTGGCCTTGAAGTAAAACAACCGTGCAAAACCTTCACCCGTTTTCCTGCCACCAACTTtagaaggcaaggaaaggaaaaaaaccaccccaaattaAAAAGTCCGTTGAAGAATGACTGCTAGAAGACAGTGCTTGTGTGTGTGCGTGACTCTGCAGTGCCACATCGCCATTTTTCACCCTTGAGGAAACAGCTTTGTTATTTGTCTGTCTCCCTCGACAAATTAAGAGGCTCTCAAGTCAGCTCTAAAGCAACAGCAGCTTAAAGGACCGCGTATAACTCGCAAAGGTATCTTTGTAGATCACTGGcattgaaaacatttccaagtACTTGAACGTTCTGTGCGTTGGGCTTCACGGTGTCTCACGGTATCCTTTTACTAGTTTTGAATCATGCTTTTGAGATCACGAAATACCTCCTGTAAAACAAACTACACGCAGCTCTTCCAGTAAGTGTACAGATCAGTCTTCCATACCCACAGAAcgaaaaaagacaaacaaacctAACACAGCTTTCCACAATAACTAacctttgcttctgctgctcttcactACTGCTGCCAACATGGTAGTTTAAGTCACCAAGACCAACCCTCTCGCCACAGCATCACCTCTCTCAGAGGAGCTCTCAAGCCCCTCGGCCAACTATCAGCCGTCACCTCACGTGCAATCTGCCTTACGTGGAAAAAGAGCAGCTAAGGATAAAACGGTTCTGAAACACAACAGCCTTGTACACACCAGCTCTCTAAACAAATTAAACCAGTCCTGGAATAGTTTCCAGTCCAGTGCCACATGTCAGCATTGGAAATTATTGTCCCCTTTGCACTGCAGGAAAGTCTCCAGTATGTCCTTCTGCACGGCAGCAGTGTCAGCGTGGCAGTCAAACACTCAGTTGTATGCCTCTGTCTGCTTGCTATTGCCGCTGGTTACGTGGAAGAGACGGGAAGGTAACAGAGATGAAATAATTAAACCCTTTACCTGACTGACTGAAGTGTTATGACAAAACGTACTAAGTCTGGAGCAAGGCCTAAGAGTGTTAAGCAACGCTCCATACAGAACAGAGAAACTTTATCCCAGAGAGAGGGTACCGATTAACTCTGCTTCGGTAACCTGTACCTGGCATGCCTTTGCCTTTCCCTTGCACTTAAGTTCTTTATTTTAAGAGGCAATATCTCAAAATGGGAAATACTGGTCTGAAGCAGAGTGCGAGCCAGCTGGACCTGGACCTCCCAAGGACTACAAAGCATATATACGAGAGCGGAGTGTGCTATCAACCAAGTccaaagagagggaagaagttCATAATGGGAGGAACTGTGGGTAATCCTTCCTGTCCAAGGCCTCTCACGCATAGTCGGAACTCAAAATATACGTACTGTAGAGTCAGAGATGTGGAACGAGTTGATTTTTTCCTACTTTATGAACGCAAACTGATGCCAAAATGCACGTTGAAAGTTTACAACAAGGAAGAGTAGAACATTCCGCTTTTCCCAGTATGTCCAAGGTAGAGAACTTTTGATGTGTACAAATcattttcccttccctgctttAGTCAGTTTAGGTTACGCTTTCGGTTGTTACCGCATATCCTTGCGTGGCGAGTTCCATTCAcgacgaagctgctgccatctgtgaacagtttccattcagggttttcaggaggatcatccttcaggtcctctctgctggaatatgtatgttcaatggttgcaacgcagtcgtgttccagttgttgctcttcctgtgaggTACtgggaaacactgcaggatttagaaggttagtcgttttcaacactacatcatcctgcgcagtgagaattacctggtatttcatcattcggcTCGGGGATAATCcatgtccccccttttgctccaagactgtggttaccatatgtggcaCATAGACTGAAACAgcccttcccaaggtcagctttcttgcttcttggatcagtatGACGGTTACACCTACTGCtcgcaggcaagaaggccatccccTGCTCACCGAGTCCTGTTGTTTGCAAAAATATCCCAccggtctcttccagcttcctagtttcatGATACGGTGAATGAGACTTACAGCAGTTCCGCTTGCAAAGTAAACTGTAAAAAGCCTCCAAAGTGAAAAGGCCAGGGCTTGCGTGCTGACTTGGTGTGACACTGTGGTTCCTACCCTCTGCTCCACGTAAACCCCACGCGTATGTGGTTTGTCCATCTCCTCGGGGACTTTGTCACATCTCTGCGATGCTTCCAGCAGAGAGCTGTCCTCTCTTCCACGGGCTGGGGAAGGCAACTGCCGCGCTCCTGGGCACTCCGTGTCCTGAGAAGCTGCTGTGGCGGCAGTGCCGGAAAAGCGCGAGGGGGGCGGGGAAAGGCAGGTAGGAGGAGCTCTGGCAGCCACGGCCCTGCCTTCTCCTGGAGTTACGGGCTGCCGCACTACACACCGGGGCGGGTCTTCACCCTTCTCCCGAGGTGCTAGGCCGTGCCTGGGGCAGCGGCCGCCAGGCACCACGGCTCAGAGGTAAGGCAGGCTACGCTCTGTTTTATGCTGGCACTTGCCACGTTTTAAAGCAAACAGCTTGTCTGGGCCCCGAAACTCTGAATTTGTAACAAATTCTCACAACAGCTCATCACTGAAGAAAGGTTGGGTGAAAGCGGGGAGGGGAGACTGGCGTAAGCATTAACTGAAATAGCGGCAGCAGAATATTCAAAGCATAAACAAGgtggggtcaggctgggggccCTTCCCTGCTACTCTCGGCTGCCcgactttttaatttctttttctcaacaaATAAAGGGCACCTTTCTGTACGCTTCACGTGAAGGGCTGTCTCTGTTCCCTTCCCCAAAAGGGAcactgaagggggaaaaaaacccaaatctgtCCTAGGTCTTTTTGCTCCTCTCAGGATGgttaaataaaacataattaagAGAAGAATTCCTGGCTGTTAGGAGGCCTGTTTCACAAAATGCTTCCCACACGTGTTTAAAGTGCAAACAACCTGAGTTTATTTAACAGTCAAAACTCAGCTGAATTAACTTAGTTAACTAACTTAATATTGTCTACGTTTCTTTGGTGGAAGGCAAAAAATGCCAGCCTTCTTAGGTGGAGGGGCGGTGCGTCTTTCtaaggggaagaagaaaggatgtGTCAGAGCTTCTTCAAGAGTAATGCGCTTGGCTGGGTCGTACTCCAGCATCTTGCCAAGGAGGTCAAAGAGGTTCTGGTGGTCAGCGTCCTGGCAGGTCATGAATTCCTtcatcaagaaaacaaaaaacgggggttTTGGAATCTCATTAATTGCACTTCAAgctcccctccccaaacccctttCCCCTCTGTCCTCTTACCTTCAGTGGCTTACACTGGCTTAACATGTATCTAGCAGCTGGACTCCGTTGATCCCAATCCAGCCGGTCATGAGAGAAGTATCTGCGTTTCCTTAACCAAACAGACCACGGTTTGTTAACCAAAGATTTGGGCTTGTCCCTGCACTAGAACTTTTATCAGCATGTTTGTTCCCAGCTTGGGGACTGACTGGCCCTGTTGCACCTGCCTGACCAGCTTGGTCGATACAGCAAAAGGATAAATCTGAGCTTattagacttttaaaaaatttcctATGAAACCAGAtctgaaaatacataaaactaTAGCAGTccagggagagaaaaacatCGTTACCTGCTTCTCTTGGCCATGTCATCTGGCAGGGGCCCCAGGACTCGCTCCATCATTGCCAGCTGCTCTTCGTCCCTCCTGGCCTAGAGGGAGAgcaaaagagactttttttttttttctgtgagaggAAGTTAACCACGGAGTAGCCTTACTTCAGCGTTGACTGTACGCTGCAGCCAAGAATCCACTTCagattcaagaaaaaaaaaaaaaagctgtactcatctgtttcctgaagaaagtTGCCATGTACTGGAGGGGTTTTGCCCCTACGGTTCTCTCCAATTTGGCATTAAAGAGAAACGCAGCTTCATTTCTTGCTCAGACCACTCCCCTTAGTTCCCACCTCCCCCTAGCATGTCTCCACCCAGCTAAGAAGTATTACACACGCAGCATCACTGTGGGGGTTCGCTGTTACCTACATCAAACAGTGTGGATCCAGTGTAATATTCCACGAGGACACATCCAATGCTCCAAACGTCACAGGGTTGTGACCACCCCAGTCCTGTGAAAAAGATGCAGCAGGTTCACGTTTATAGCACCCTGCAAACAGTTCAACAGCTCAAGCAAGATACGCAACACTGCTGTAGCCTAACAAACAGGCGTCTTCTGACCTAGGATGACTTCAGGAGCTCTGTAATATCTCGTGGACACCAGACTGCTGTGATACTCAGCGTCATATACCGCGTTGCCGAAGTCCACGACTTTGACGGCTGGATCTTTTATGGTGCGTTCATTGCATTTCTAAATTGAAACAGGGAGATGCAAGTGACCAAATAAACCCTGACAGTGGccaagggagaggtggggaagaCGACGGCAACTCACCCATTTGTGGCTATACTTTTTAACATAGTCTGAGTTCACAAATACAATGTTTTCTGGTTTCAGATCTGTATGAGTCAACTTCTTCAGGTGCAAAACTGCCATGTAACAAACACAGTTAGCCAACTCTGTCAAGAGAATgtaacaaacaaagcaaaaaaaaccaaaccaaaccacccCACAAAAAACTTACAGTTCACAGATTCGCAGATCTGATATGCCATCTGTCTAATGTGGTCCAGCTCAAAGGGCAGAAAGCCATTCTGTTTAAGGAAGTCATAggtgctgagccccagcagctcAAAAACAATGCAGACGTGGTCACGGTACGTAAACCATTCTAACATCCGGACGCAGTGACTGCAAAAGCAGGGAAATACAGCAAGTTGCGTGACACTCAGATCCACACGTTGTACGTTGCAGAAAGTGACATCGCAG
Protein-coding sequences here:
- the LOC133626120 gene encoding dual specificity protein kinase CLK1-like, whose translation is MFPSKQPSSKQGKRESCGSKGSGASSKRKRTSLTPAQKRKKHCRSPSETQSASEGDQLHSATERKECGGHGSAKASGSDGKATRKRRADTPYCTHLPHPQEKSLRERGSENVEDEEGHLICQSGDRLSARYEVVATLGTGAFGKVVECIDREDHNRHVAVKIIKNVPTCTEAAHLEVQVLQHLKAVDPNGRYHCVRMLEWFTYRDHVCIVFELLGLSTYDFLKQNGFLPFELDHIRQMAYQICESVNFLHLKKLTHTDLKPENIVFVNSDYVKKYSHKWKCNERTIKDPAVKVVDFGNAVYDAEYHSSLVSTRYYRAPEVILGLGWSQPCDVWSIGCVLVEYYTGSTLFDARRDEEQLAMMERVLGPLPDDMAKRSRKRRYFSHDRLDWDQRSPAARYMLSQCKPLKEFMTCQDADHQNLFDLLGKMLEYDPAKRITLEEALTHPFFFPLERRTAPPPKKAGIFCLPPKKRRQY